The Roseovarius sp. EL26 genome has a window encoding:
- a CDS encoding SDR family oxidoreductase has product MDLGISGKRALVCASSKGLGLGCARALAEAGVDLVMNARGAEALEAAAQQVRDDFGVSVQTVAVDVTSHEGQAEVLNAAKGVDILVNNAGGPPPGMWSDWERDDFIKALDANMLTPIAMIKGLVPGMIDRGWGRVVNITSQSVKAPIAVLGLSNSARAGLTGYVAGTARQVAGQGVTINNLLPGIHATDRAVSLDTGVANAQGISMDAAKTQRCASIPAGRYGTAAEFGATCAFLCSQHAGFIVGQNILLDGGGVNATL; this is encoded by the coding sequence ATGGATCTCGGAATTAGCGGAAAGCGTGCTTTGGTTTGTGCTTCAAGCAAAGGTTTGGGGCTTGGATGCGCGCGTGCGCTGGCCGAGGCGGGTGTCGATTTGGTGATGAATGCCCGCGGCGCAGAGGCATTGGAAGCTGCCGCGCAGCAAGTGCGTGATGACTTCGGCGTATCGGTGCAGACGGTTGCAGTGGATGTCACTAGCCACGAAGGGCAGGCTGAGGTGTTAAATGCTGCAAAGGGTGTTGATATTTTGGTGAACAATGCCGGTGGCCCGCCTCCGGGGATGTGGAGCGATTGGGAACGGGATGATTTCATCAAAGCACTGGATGCCAATATGTTGACGCCGATTGCCATGATCAAAGGCTTGGTTCCGGGCATGATCGATCGTGGTTGGGGCCGGGTGGTGAATATTACGTCACAATCTGTTAAGGCACCGATTGCAGTTTTGGGCTTGTCGAATTCGGCCCGCGCTGGCCTGACTGGGTATGTTGCGGGCACGGCGCGTCAGGTTGCTGGGCAAGGGGTGACGATTAACAATTTGTTACCAGGAATTCACGCCACGGATCGCGCGGTTTCATTGGACACCGGCGTTGCCAATGCACAGGGTATTAGCATGGATGCAGCAAAAACGCAGCGCTGTGCGAGCATTCCCGCAGGGCGGTATGGCACGGCGGCTGAGTTTGGCGCGACCTGTGCGTTTCTGTGCAGCCAGCATGCCGGATTTATCGTGGGACAAAACATCTTGCTTGACGGAGGTGGCGTTAACGCCACGCTTTAA